The Desulfatitalea tepidiphila genome window below encodes:
- a CDS encoding response regulator transcription factor, producing MTQSTILIVDDEISILVPLKFLLEKNNFNVALAQSGKDAFDAITQKKPDLIILDIMLPDLDGYEIFQVIRQHPEWNDIKVIFLTAKNRDVDVAKGLNLGIDAYITKPFSNAELLREIKRLLDKAPVA from the coding sequence ATGACACAATCTACCATCTTGATCGTCGATGACGAGATCAGCATTCTGGTACCGCTTAAATTTCTGCTGGAGAAGAACAACTTCAATGTGGCCTTGGCACAGAGCGGTAAGGATGCCTTTGACGCCATCACACAAAAAAAGCCTGACCTGATCATTCTGGATATCATGCTGCCGGATCTGGATGGTTACGAGATTTTTCAGGTCATCCGGCAACATCCTGAATGGAACGATATCAAGGTTATTTTCCTGACCGCTAAAAACAGGGATGTGGATGTCGCCAAAGGACTGAACCTGGGCATCGATGCTTACATCACCAAACCATTCTCCAATGCCGAGTTACTGCGTGAAATCAAACGACTGCTTGACAAGGCCCCGGTTGCATGA
- a CDS encoding sensor histidine kinase, with product MLATETILFVSICYIGMLFAIAYYGDKRADAGRSIINSPYVYALSMAVYCTAWTFYGSVGRAVHSGPAFLSIYIGPTLMVTLGWLVLRKIMRISRVHRITSIADFLASRYGKSILLGGAVTIIAVLGIVPYISLQLKAISTSFQVMSSFPSGDVVVRRMPFFQDTAFYVAILLAAFAVLFGTRKPEATERHEGLVAAIALESMIKLIAFLAVGLFVTYGLFDGFADLFSQTATHDHLVDLFTFERQGGDAYMDWTVYVVLSMLAIVLLPRQFQITVIENVEEDHLRKAIWLFPLYMLAINLFVLPVAMAGMLHFAGQPVDADIFVLKLPLVSQQKALTLLVFIGGMSAATGMVIVETIALSTMICNNLVMPLLLHLRSLNLASRTDLSTWLIAIRHAAIILVILLGYIYFHLTAEFYTLVSIGLVSFAAVAQFAPALLGGIYWKGGTQKGALWSMAAGFVIWGYTLVLPSLAAAGIISHSFIDQGPWGIAWLNPFSLFGLKGLDRVSHAVVWSLMINTLTYVGVSLFDRPSALEHTQATMFVDVFRFSSETEETLVWRGTALIPDIKSLLERFLGKERTEEALALYAQTRNMDWGLTLKADPGFVTHAEKILAGAIGSASARVMVSSVVKEEPLGVQEVMDILDETRQVIIYSRELEKVTAGLKAANERLKELDRLKDDFISTVSHELRTPLTSIRSIAEILRDYPETNPMEQKEFLEIMINEIHRLSRLINQVLDFQKIESGKLQWQAAPVDLIQVIDAAVGATRQLINEKRIRLHLQLPPAVPSLSGDRDQLIQAMVNLISNAVKFCPAQDGTIAIRLTHDRHQLHVSVKDNGIGIRPEDQHAVFEQFRQITPSTDRGRPQGSGLGLAITKRIIEYHKGRIWVESRLGQGATFHFELPVLPPIEKLQTG from the coding sequence ATGCTGGCGACCGAAACCATACTCTTTGTTTCCATATGCTACATCGGCATGCTGTTCGCCATCGCCTACTACGGTGACAAACGGGCCGATGCGGGCCGCAGCATCATCAACAGCCCCTATGTCTACGCCCTTTCCATGGCGGTCTATTGCACGGCCTGGACCTTCTACGGCAGTGTCGGCCGGGCGGTGCATTCCGGCCCCGCCTTTCTCTCCATCTATATTGGACCGACCCTCATGGTCACACTCGGATGGCTGGTGCTGCGCAAGATCATGCGCATCAGCCGGGTTCATCGCATCACCTCCATTGCCGATTTCCTGGCATCGCGATATGGCAAAAGCATCCTGCTCGGCGGCGCGGTGACGATCATTGCCGTATTGGGCATCGTCCCCTACATCTCGTTGCAACTCAAGGCCATTTCCACCAGTTTTCAGGTGATGAGCAGTTTCCCCAGCGGCGATGTAGTAGTTCGGCGGATGCCCTTTTTCCAGGACACGGCCTTCTACGTCGCCATTTTGCTGGCGGCTTTCGCCGTCCTGTTCGGCACCCGCAAACCCGAAGCCACCGAACGACACGAAGGCCTGGTGGCGGCCATTGCCCTGGAGTCGATGATCAAACTGATCGCATTTCTGGCAGTGGGCCTCTTTGTCACCTATGGGTTGTTCGACGGTTTTGCCGATCTTTTTTCCCAGACCGCAACCCATGACCATCTGGTCGACCTGTTTACCTTCGAACGTCAGGGGGGCGACGCCTACATGGACTGGACGGTCTATGTCGTCCTGAGCATGTTGGCCATCGTTTTGCTGCCACGCCAATTCCAGATCACGGTCATCGAAAATGTAGAAGAAGATCATTTGCGAAAGGCCATCTGGCTCTTTCCGCTCTACATGCTGGCCATCAATCTGTTCGTGCTCCCCGTGGCCATGGCCGGCATGCTCCACTTTGCGGGCCAGCCCGTGGATGCCGACATCTTCGTGCTGAAGCTGCCCCTGGTCAGCCAGCAAAAGGCCCTGACCCTGCTGGTCTTTATCGGCGGCATGTCCGCGGCCACCGGCATGGTGATCGTCGAAACCATCGCGCTTTCCACCATGATCTGCAATAACCTGGTCATGCCGCTGCTGCTCCATCTGCGATCGCTGAACCTGGCCAGCCGAACCGATCTGAGCACCTGGTTGATCGCCATCCGCCACGCGGCGATCATTCTGGTGATTTTGCTGGGCTACATCTACTTTCATCTGACCGCAGAGTTTTACACCCTTGTCTCCATCGGCCTGGTGTCGTTTGCCGCCGTTGCACAATTCGCACCTGCCCTGCTGGGCGGCATCTACTGGAAAGGCGGCACGCAAAAAGGCGCCCTCTGGTCCATGGCCGCCGGCTTCGTGATCTGGGGCTACACCCTGGTGCTGCCCTCACTGGCGGCCGCCGGGATCATCTCTCATTCCTTTATCGATCAAGGTCCCTGGGGTATTGCCTGGCTCAACCCATTTTCATTGTTCGGGCTGAAAGGGTTGGACCGGGTATCGCACGCCGTCGTATGGAGCCTCATGATCAATACCCTTACCTACGTGGGCGTATCGCTGTTCGACCGGCCTTCGGCCCTGGAACACACCCAGGCCACCATGTTCGTGGATGTGTTCCGTTTTTCCTCGGAAACCGAAGAAACATTAGTCTGGCGAGGCACAGCATTGATTCCGGATATCAAATCCTTGCTGGAGCGTTTTCTGGGCAAAGAGCGCACCGAAGAAGCACTGGCCTTGTATGCCCAGACCCGCAACATGGATTGGGGCCTCACCCTCAAGGCAGACCCCGGATTTGTCACCCATGCGGAAAAAATATTGGCCGGCGCCATCGGATCTGCCTCGGCGCGCGTCATGGTCTCCTCGGTGGTCAAGGAGGAGCCGCTGGGCGTCCAGGAAGTCATGGACATCCTGGATGAAACCCGCCAGGTCATCATCTACAGCCGGGAACTGGAAAAAGTGACGGCCGGACTGAAAGCGGCCAACGAACGGCTCAAGGAGCTGGACCGGCTCAAGGATGATTTCATCTCCACGGTATCGCATGAGCTAAGAACCCCGTTAACCTCTATCCGGTCCATTGCCGAAATCCTGCGGGACTACCCCGAAACCAACCCGATGGAGCAGAAAGAGTTCCTGGAGATCATGATCAACGAGATCCATCGCCTCTCCCGGCTGATCAACCAGGTACTCGATTTCCAGAAAATCGAATCGGGCAAGCTTCAATGGCAGGCCGCACCCGTGGATCTGATCCAGGTGATTGACGCGGCCGTGGGCGCCACCCGCCAATTGATCAATGAAAAGCGAATTCGCCTCCATCTGCAATTGCCACCCGCCGTGCCCAGCCTCTCCGGAGATCGGGATCAATTGATCCAGGCCATGGTCAACCTGATCTCCAACGCCGTGAAATTCTGCCCGGCGCAGGACGGAACCATCGCCATCCGCCTGACCCACGACCGCCATCAACTTCACGTGAGTGTCAAAGACAACGGCATCGGCATCCGTCCCGAAGATCAACACGCGGTCTTTGAACAGTTCCGTCAAATCACCCCATCCACGGATCGCGGCCGGCCTCAGGGCAGCGGCCTCGGCCTGGCCATCACCAAACGCATCATCGAGTATCACAAAGGGCGCATCTGGGTGGAGAGCAGACTGGGGCAAGGCGCCACCTTTCATTTTGAACTCCCGGTATTGCCGCCCATCGAGAAACTGCAAACCGGATAG
- a CDS encoding tetratricopeptide repeat protein, producing MDRKLSSLLLVILICSACAAGPAPQRVSEQTRNSIYYLNQGTELFARGCYLRAMDYFLDAHQLFSAADDRAGVIQALNSIGDTYFRLDDMESALRVYGDAIDLSQADTHHPGLARALSNQAAALMNLNRGREARLALDRAADLKKTNGEQALYLKTLALGCIHEGQHDRARDYLEAALEASGSGGEDILSSIYFAMGHLFMQNNQPDQARSRFDQALALDRAKHVPHDIARDLEAIGMTYAAVDQHLRAIDFFKRSAKIYALLKDTRRAQTVVSHLEKSARLADADVETSLFWIHTWLSDKTGSAICD from the coding sequence ATGGATCGCAAATTATCTTCCCTGCTGCTCGTCATTCTGATTTGCTCGGCCTGTGCCGCCGGGCCTGCGCCGCAGCGTGTTTCCGAACAGACCCGCAACAGCATCTATTATCTCAATCAGGGAACGGAGTTGTTTGCCAGGGGGTGCTACCTCCGGGCCATGGATTACTTCCTGGATGCCCATCAACTCTTTTCGGCGGCCGATGACCGTGCGGGCGTCATCCAGGCCCTCAACAGCATCGGCGACACCTACTTCCGTCTGGATGACATGGAGAGCGCCTTGCGGGTGTATGGGGATGCCATCGACCTTTCCCAGGCTGACACCCATCACCCCGGCCTGGCCCGGGCATTGAGCAACCAGGCGGCCGCGTTGATGAATCTGAATCGCGGACGAGAGGCCCGTTTGGCTTTAGACCGGGCCGCAGACCTGAAAAAAACAAACGGGGAACAGGCGCTTTACCTGAAAACCCTGGCGCTGGGGTGCATTCATGAGGGGCAGCACGATCGGGCACGGGATTATCTCGAAGCGGCATTGGAGGCATCTGGCTCCGGTGGAGAAGATATTCTCAGCAGCATCTATTTTGCGATGGGTCACCTGTTCATGCAAAACAATCAACCGGACCAGGCCAGATCGCGATTCGATCAGGCGCTGGCCCTGGATCGAGCAAAGCATGTTCCCCACGATATCGCCCGGGATCTGGAGGCCATCGGCATGACCTATGCCGCGGTCGACCAGCACCTCCGGGCAATAGACTTTTTTAAGCGCAGCGCAAAGATCTATGCCCTTTTGAAAGATACGCGACGAGCGCAAACGGTGGTCTCGCATCTTGAAAAAAGCGCCCGCCTGGCCGATGCCGATGTCGAAACCAGCCTGTTCTGGATTCACACCTGGCTGTCGGACAAAACGGGCAGTGCGATTTGCGACTGA